One stretch of Vogesella indigofera DNA includes these proteins:
- a CDS encoding RrF2 family transcriptional regulator, which yields MRLTAFTDYCLRVMMYSALAGERLVTINEIAHAYDISASHLTKVVHFLGQQGYLTTVRGKGGGMRLTHAPQQVNLGQLVRAAEADNVLVECFDAQHSHCRIAACCRLYRVLHAAQEAFYGELSHHTLADLLIQPAGLGRALGIEIHPVSG from the coding sequence GTGCGATTGACCGCCTTTACCGACTACTGCCTGCGGGTAATGATGTACAGCGCGCTAGCGGGCGAGCGCCTGGTGACCATCAACGAGATCGCCCACGCCTACGACATCTCCGCCAGCCACCTGACCAAGGTGGTGCACTTTCTGGGACAGCAGGGCTATCTCACCACGGTGCGCGGCAAGGGTGGCGGCATGCGGCTGACGCACGCGCCGCAGCAGGTCAACCTCGGCCAGCTGGTGCGGGCGGCGGAGGCCGATAACGTGCTGGTCGAGTGTTTCGATGCGCAGCACTCGCACTGCCGCATCGCCGCGTGCTGCCGCCTGTACCGCGTGCTGCATGCGGCGCAAGAGGCCTTCTACGGCGAGCTGTCACACCACACCCTAGCCGATCTGCTGATCCAGCCGGCGGGGCTGGGGCGCGCACTCGGCATCGAGATCCATCCCGTCTCCGGCTGA
- a CDS encoding DUF5602 domain-containing protein → MKTLQASARPVPWAWLAVVVMAASPLLASAGDLSATYRGKPVPFGQGRAHTEVRTDTAGKAVAVSIVFSEQALAGLPGAAMAPAYVLRMPARGPRTVVDHVVINWEAAGHPPPKVYDVPHFDFHFYLAKRAETLKINFKNENESADPSQQPPAELLPAGYILPPGTAVPKMGVHAINTQSAEFQQQPFTATLIYGYHNQKQTFIEPMVALSFLQSKPVFSAPLARPARYSKAGSYPGSYRVSYHPDSQSYEVTLTEFQ, encoded by the coding sequence ATGAAGACACTGCAAGCATCCGCCAGGCCGGTGCCATGGGCCTGGCTGGCCGTCGTGGTGATGGCCGCCAGCCCGCTGCTGGCCAGCGCCGGTGATCTGTCCGCCACTTACCGCGGCAAGCCGGTGCCCTTCGGCCAGGGCCGGGCGCACACCGAAGTCCGCACCGACACCGCCGGCAAGGCGGTCGCCGTCAGTATCGTGTTCAGTGAACAGGCGCTCGCCGGGCTGCCGGGCGCCGCCATGGCGCCGGCCTATGTGCTGCGCATGCCGGCCAGGGGGCCGCGCACGGTGGTCGACCACGTGGTCATCAACTGGGAGGCCGCCGGCCACCCGCCGCCCAAGGTCTATGACGTGCCGCACTTCGACTTTCACTTCTATCTGGCGAAGCGCGCTGAAACACTGAAGATCAACTTCAAGAACGAAAACGAATCGGCCGATCCGAGCCAGCAGCCACCGGCCGAGCTGCTACCCGCCGGCTACATCCTGCCGCCGGGCACGGCCGTCCCGAAGATGGGTGTGCACGCCATCAACACCCAGTCGGCGGAATTCCAGCAACAGCCATTCACCGCGACGCTGATCTACGGCTACCACAACCAAAAGCAGACCTTCATCGAGCCGATGGTGGCACTGTCTTTCCTGCAGTCGAAACCGGTGTTCTCCGCACCGCTGGCGCGCCCGGCCCGCTACAGCAAGGCGGGCAGCTATCCGGGCAGCTATCGCGTGAGCTACCACCCCGACAGCCAATCGTACGAGGTGACACTGACCGAATTTCAATGA
- a CDS encoding GGDEF domain-containing protein codes for MVVMTLMLTAAWRFNPRIAGLGAWTLSYFFGLLVCVNLLLRAVAPELLLVLLAQLSAYLMAWLNWVGTRAYVGAAPVPRRYGVLGAALLLAAAAWFTVVQPEQATRFTLMSLAVGVLFLLCARTIAQGRLQDHPARYLYALASGGHGLFLLLRPWLFRVDNHGLFDAQQAIAVSHLVVVESIVAIVLMAFGIVMLANEQVTLELRRIADRDPLTGVFNRRAFLALLDKGSHYAERMTFPLSVLLIDLDHFKKVNDSWGHQFGDRALRHFVTVAQACLRDGDVIGRLGGEEFAIFLPNARLTQAEAIASRLRGALEMQPLRHGEAAIALTASIGVAQRQPQEAPHALLHRADEAMYLAKHKGRNRIELAASTPPSTDSTTAPALP; via the coding sequence ATGGTCGTGATGACCCTGATGCTGACCGCTGCCTGGCGTTTCAATCCGCGCATCGCCGGGCTGGGTGCCTGGACTCTATCCTATTTCTTCGGGCTGCTGGTCTGCGTCAACCTGTTGTTGCGCGCGGTGGCGCCGGAGCTGCTGCTGGTGCTGCTGGCGCAGCTGTCGGCCTACCTGATGGCGTGGCTGAACTGGGTGGGCACCCGTGCCTATGTCGGCGCCGCACCGGTGCCACGGCGCTACGGCGTGCTGGGCGCCGCCCTGCTGCTGGCGGCCGCGGCCTGGTTTACCGTGGTGCAGCCCGAGCAGGCGACACGCTTCACGCTGATGAGCCTGGCGGTGGGTGTGCTGTTCCTGCTGTGCGCGCGCACCATCGCCCAAGGCCGGCTGCAGGATCACCCGGCCCGCTACCTGTATGCGCTGGCCAGCGGCGGGCACGGGCTGTTCCTGCTGCTGCGCCCGTGGCTGTTCCGCGTTGACAACCACGGCCTGTTCGACGCGCAGCAAGCCATCGCGGTATCCCACCTGGTGGTGGTGGAATCCATCGTCGCCATCGTGCTGATGGCGTTCGGCATCGTGATGCTGGCCAACGAACAGGTGACGCTGGAGTTGCGCCGCATCGCCGACCGCGACCCGCTGACCGGCGTGTTCAACCGCCGCGCCTTCCTGGCCCTACTGGACAAGGGCAGCCACTACGCCGAGCGCATGACGTTTCCGCTGTCGGTGCTGCTGATCGACCTGGACCACTTCAAGAAGGTCAACGACAGCTGGGGCCACCAGTTCGGCGACCGCGCGCTGCGCCATTTCGTGACGGTGGCGCAAGCCTGCCTGCGCGACGGCGACGTGATCGGTCGTCTCGGCGGCGAAGAGTTTGCGATCTTCCTGCCCAACGCCCGGCTGACACAGGCCGAAGCCATCGCCAGCCGCCTGCGCGGCGCGCTGGAAATGCAGCCGCTGCGCCACGGCGAGGCCGCCATCGCGCTGACCGCCAGCATCGGTGTGGCGCAACGCCAGCCGCAGGAAGCGCCGCACGCGCTGCTGCATCGCGCGGACGAGGCGATGTATCTGGCCAAGCACAAGGGCCGCAACCGCATCGAACTGGCGGCAAGCACTCCGCCATCCACCGACAGCACAACGGCACCGGCACTGCCGTGA
- a CDS encoding DMT family transporter, with amino-acid sequence MTQQNLRTGVLQMLAAMALSGTIGWFVLQSGQSVWNVVFVRCVLGALGLGLYAWWRGLWQTWPFTRASLLWCIAGGVALVGNWLLLFNAYHYSSIGIATVVYHTQPFWLLLLGRLLLGEALTVRKLAAVAVAFAGMLLIVQPGQGGGGALLGILLALGAAMLYAVVTLISKQLPKTLAPTHIASVQTLTGVLLLWPLLDNASLWVAGSHWGYLATLGLVHTTLMYIIMYAAFRQLPTHWIGLLGFSYPVVALLVDYLAYGHLLDGWQLLGVLLIVAANVWGLQRVPTVVAPQAAKAGA; translated from the coding sequence ATGACACAACAGAATTTACGTACCGGCGTGCTGCAGATGCTGGCCGCCATGGCGCTGTCCGGCACCATCGGCTGGTTCGTGCTGCAATCCGGCCAATCGGTATGGAACGTGGTATTCGTGCGCTGCGTGCTGGGCGCGCTGGGGCTGGGCTTGTACGCCTGGTGGCGCGGGCTGTGGCAGACGTGGCCGTTTACCCGTGCCAGCCTGCTGTGGTGCATCGCCGGCGGTGTGGCGCTGGTGGGCAACTGGCTGCTGCTGTTCAATGCCTACCACTACAGCTCGATCGGCATTGCCACCGTGGTGTATCACACCCAGCCGTTCTGGCTGCTGTTGCTGGGCCGGCTGCTGCTGGGCGAGGCGCTGACGGTGCGCAAGTTGGCCGCGGTGGCGGTGGCGTTTGCCGGCATGCTGCTGATCGTGCAGCCGGGGCAGGGTGGCGGCGGGGCGCTGCTAGGCATCCTGCTGGCGCTGGGCGCCGCCATGCTGTACGCGGTGGTGACGCTGATCAGCAAGCAGTTGCCGAAGACGCTGGCGCCCACCCACATCGCCAGCGTGCAGACGCTGACCGGCGTGCTGCTGCTGTGGCCGCTGCTGGACAACGCCAGCCTGTGGGTGGCCGGCAGCCACTGGGGCTATCTGGCCACGCTGGGGCTGGTGCACACCACGCTGATGTACATCATCATGTACGCCGCCTTCCGCCAGCTGCCCACCCACTGGATCGGCCTGCTCGGTTTCAGCTACCCGGTGGTGGCGCTGCTGGTGGATTACCTGGCCTACGGCCATCTGCTGGATGGCTGGCAGCTGCTGGGGGTGCTGCTGATTGTTGCGGCCAACGTGTGGGGGCTGCAGCGGGTGCCCACCGTGGTCGCCCCGCAAGCGGCAAAGGCCGGCGCCTGA
- a CDS encoding NUDIX hydrolase — MNHLQTIYHLQPTPAARVQQRLAVRGIVARGRELLLLYTGRYDDYSLPGGGVEANEDHALALARELAEETGARDVRILRPFGLIDEFRPPRGDYDVLHMLSYCYVCRIAATLAAPQMEAYEINNRMQPRWLGVDAAIAHNEAVLARGAAGMGLSIVRETALLRRIAQALDAGEL, encoded by the coding sequence ATGAACCATCTGCAAACCATTTACCACCTGCAGCCGACGCCGGCGGCGCGGGTGCAGCAACGACTGGCGGTGCGCGGCATCGTGGCACGCGGACGCGAGCTGTTGCTGCTGTATACCGGCCGCTACGACGACTACAGCCTGCCGGGCGGCGGGGTGGAGGCAAACGAGGACCACGCGCTGGCGCTGGCGCGCGAGCTGGCGGAGGAAACCGGCGCCCGCGATGTCCGCATCCTGCGGCCGTTCGGTCTGATCGACGAGTTCCGTCCGCCGCGCGGCGATTACGACGTGCTGCACATGCTGTCCTACTGCTATGTGTGCCGTATCGCGGCAACGTTGGCCGCACCGCAGATGGAAGCCTACGAGATCAACAACCGCATGCAGCCACGCTGGCTGGGCGTGGACGCCGCCATTGCCCACAACGAGGCGGTGCTGGCGCGCGGCGCGGCCGGCATGGGCTTGTCGATTGTGCGCGAGACGGCGCTATTGCGGCGCATCGCGCAGGCGCTGGACGCCGGCGAGCTGTAA
- the norV gene encoding anaerobic nitric oxide reductase flavorubredoxin: MAFTVKNNIRWVGKQDWELREFHGSEYSTHRGSSYNSYLIKEEKIALIDTVWAPYAEEFVANLAKEVDLGAIDYIIANHGEIDHSGALPALMARIPDTPIYCTANGAKSLRGHYHQDWNFKIVKTGDSLDLGNGKQLVFVEMPMLHWPDSMATYMTDDAVLFSNDAFGQHYASAQMFNDQCDPVELQEECIKYYANILTPFSALVTQKIHEVLALNLPIDMIATSHGIIWRDKPTQIVEQYLKWADDYQENQITLVYDTMWNGTRMMAEAIAEGIRNADRDVVIKLFNLSNSDKNDVLTHVFKSKAILVGSPTVNNVMLPHVAALLEEMTGLRFKNKAAAAFGTHGWSGGAVERIAKRLDDAGFRVLNQGIAAEWRPTDDALSQAVRFGEAIIEQLGRREPLAASDSGSCGSGKMRCKTCSWAYDPEQGEASQGVAAGTAWPDVAESFLCPVCFMGKSDFVPA; this comes from the coding sequence ATGGCTTTCACCGTCAAAAACAATATCCGTTGGGTCGGCAAACAGGACTGGGAGCTGCGCGAATTTCACGGCAGCGAATACAGCACCCACCGCGGCTCCAGCTACAACAGCTACCTGATCAAGGAAGAAAAGATCGCGCTGATCGACACCGTCTGGGCGCCGTACGCCGAAGAGTTCGTCGCCAACCTGGCCAAAGAAGTCGACCTCGGTGCCATCGACTACATCATCGCCAACCACGGCGAGATCGACCACAGCGGAGCCTTGCCGGCGCTGATGGCGCGCATCCCGGACACCCCGATCTACTGCACAGCCAACGGCGCCAAGTCGCTGCGTGGCCACTACCACCAGGACTGGAACTTCAAGATCGTCAAGACCGGCGACAGCCTTGATCTCGGCAATGGCAAGCAGCTGGTATTTGTCGAAATGCCGATGCTGCACTGGCCGGACAGCATGGCCACCTATATGACCGACGACGCCGTACTGTTCAGCAACGACGCCTTTGGCCAGCACTACGCCAGCGCGCAGATGTTCAACGACCAGTGCGACCCGGTCGAATTGCAGGAAGAGTGCATCAAGTACTACGCCAACATCCTGACCCCGTTCAGCGCGCTGGTGACCCAGAAAATCCATGAAGTGCTGGCCTTGAACCTGCCGATCGACATGATCGCCACCAGCCACGGCATCATCTGGCGCGACAAGCCGACCCAGATCGTCGAGCAATACCTGAAATGGGCCGACGACTACCAGGAAAACCAGATCACCCTGGTCTACGACACCATGTGGAACGGCACCCGCATGATGGCGGAGGCGATTGCCGAGGGCATCCGCAATGCCGACCGGGATGTGGTGATCAAGCTGTTCAACCTGTCCAACAGCGACAAGAACGACGTCCTCACCCACGTGTTCAAGTCCAAGGCCATCCTGGTCGGCAGCCCGACCGTCAACAACGTAATGCTGCCGCACGTCGCCGCCCTGCTGGAGGAAATGACCGGCCTGCGCTTCAAGAACAAGGCGGCGGCGGCCTTCGGCACCCACGGCTGGAGCGGCGGCGCGGTGGAACGCATCGCCAAGCGCCTGGACGATGCCGGCTTCCGTGTACTCAACCAGGGCATCGCCGCGGAATGGCGGCCGACCGACGACGCGCTTTCCCAGGCGGTGCGCTTTGGCGAGGCCATCATCGAGCAACTGGGCCGGCGCGAACCACTCGCGGCGAGTGACAGCGGCAGCTGTGGCAGCGGCAAGATGCGCTGCAAGACCTGCTCGTGGGCCTACGACCCGGAGCAGGGAGAAGCCTCGCAAGGCGTGGCCGCCGGCACCGCCTGGCCGGATGTCGCGGAAAGCTTCCTGTGCCCGGTGTGCTTCATGGGCAAAAGCGACTTTGTTCCCGCCTAA
- a CDS encoding ferredoxin reductase family protein, which translates to MRKIMWYFWGGLALLSLLWLASNPAVLAGQPNFIAWRNVLNQYSGVLGMAVMSVAMLLAMRPTLAERPLGGLDKMYRLHKWLGIAALVLSLSHWLLAQAPKWLSALGLLSGGRPRRAPLQLPEGSLQQTFMGLRHTAEGVGEWAFYAAAVLMVLALLKRLPYRRFVQLHRLLPLAYLALVFHSVLLLKFDNWATPSGWLLALLMAGGSVAAILSLCLRHGGQPRTDGRIVALDYQPALKVLAVDVQLDPAWPGHKAGQFAFVTFHPGEGAHPFTLASAWQGDGRVRLLIKALGDYTAALPARLKTGDRIQLEGPYGCFTFDGARPRQIWISGGIGVTPFVARMQALAAAPAGQSIDFFHATSDYDAGVMQRLSQDAAAAGVDLHLLWQPRDGRLDAERLTRSVPDWRDADIWFCGPAAFGRQLRERLLALGLPAARFHQELFQMR; encoded by the coding sequence ATGCGCAAGATTATGTGGTACTTCTGGGGTGGCCTCGCGCTGCTGTCGCTGCTGTGGCTGGCCAGCAACCCGGCGGTGCTGGCCGGACAGCCCAATTTCATCGCCTGGCGCAATGTGCTGAACCAGTACAGCGGCGTGCTGGGCATGGCGGTGATGAGCGTGGCCATGCTGCTGGCGATGCGGCCAACCCTGGCGGAACGCCCGCTGGGCGGGCTGGACAAGATGTACCGGCTGCACAAATGGCTGGGCATCGCCGCGCTGGTGCTGTCGCTCAGCCACTGGCTGCTGGCGCAGGCGCCGAAATGGCTGTCGGCGCTGGGCCTGCTCAGCGGCGGACGCCCGCGCCGCGCACCGTTGCAGCTGCCGGAGGGCAGTCTGCAGCAAACCTTCATGGGCTTGCGCCATACCGCGGAAGGCGTCGGCGAGTGGGCGTTCTACGCCGCCGCGGTGCTGATGGTGCTGGCGTTGCTGAAGCGGCTGCCGTACCGCCGCTTTGTCCAGCTGCATCGCCTGCTGCCGCTGGCCTATCTGGCGCTGGTCTTCCACTCGGTGCTGCTGCTCAAGTTCGACAACTGGGCCACGCCCAGCGGCTGGTTGCTGGCGCTGCTGATGGCCGGTGGCAGCGTCGCCGCCATTCTGTCGCTGTGCCTCCGGCATGGTGGCCAGCCACGCACCGATGGCCGCATCGTGGCGCTGGACTACCAGCCGGCGCTGAAGGTGCTGGCGGTGGACGTGCAGCTGGACCCGGCGTGGCCGGGGCACAAGGCCGGCCAGTTTGCCTTTGTCACCTTTCACCCCGGCGAGGGCGCGCACCCGTTCACGCTGGCCTCCGCGTGGCAGGGCGACGGCCGTGTGCGGCTGCTGATCAAGGCGCTGGGCGACTACACCGCCGCGCTGCCGGCACGGCTCAAGACGGGCGATCGCATCCAGCTGGAAGGCCCGTACGGCTGCTTTACCTTTGACGGCGCGCGTCCGCGCCAGATCTGGATCAGTGGCGGCATCGGCGTGACACCGTTCGTGGCGCGGATGCAGGCACTGGCTGCCGCGCCGGCGGGGCAGAGCATCGACTTCTTTCACGCCACCAGCGACTACGACGCCGGTGTGATGCAGCGACTGAGTCAGGACGCCGCCGCCGCCGGGGTGGACCTGCACCTGCTGTGGCAGCCGCGCGACGGCCGGCTGGATGCCGAGCGGCTGACCCGCAGCGTGCCGGACTGGCGCGATGCCGACATCTGGTTCTGCGGCCCGGCCGCATTTGGCCGCCAGCTGCGCGAACGCCTGCTCGCCCTCGGCCTGCCGGCGGCGCGTTTCCACCAGGAGCTGTTCCAGATGCGCTAA
- a CDS encoding FAD-dependent oxidoreductase → MKKPLVIIGSGHAGYTLARAFRQLDTSTPVIILTQDGGEQYPKPQLSHGFGQQMAAEQLVQQHATAIAAELKIMVRPNTLVTAIDFDAKLVHAGAAQIPYSDLVLAVGAAPFVPAIRGDATQDILTLNNLEQYRRYFAQLGRSERVLVIGGGLIGTEIAHDIARHKQVTLVDIGSRLLERLVPEVVSQRLHRAMEQVTLRFGTAVDRVDRAATGYHVKLSNGETLNVDAVICAAGLKPRLELAGGLATARGITVDRYLRTSQANVYALGDCAEIEGQILPFLQPITLSARALASTLAGAPQPVRFGPLPVAVKTPHYPIQLAGVTHGQALDWQISEGDDGLTALAHRDSKLVGYVTTGSRNGFSLLPSLAG, encoded by the coding sequence ATGAAAAAACCCCTCGTCATCATCGGTAGCGGCCACGCCGGCTACACGCTGGCCCGGGCATTCCGCCAGCTTGATACCAGCACTCCCGTCATCATCCTGACCCAGGACGGCGGCGAGCAGTATCCCAAGCCGCAGCTGAGCCATGGCTTCGGCCAGCAAATGGCGGCCGAGCAGCTGGTGCAGCAGCACGCCACCGCCATCGCCGCCGAGCTGAAAATCATGGTGCGGCCCAACACCCTCGTCACCGCGATCGACTTCGACGCCAAACTCGTCCATGCCGGCGCGGCGCAGATCCCCTACAGCGACCTGGTGCTGGCGGTGGGTGCCGCGCCATTCGTGCCGGCCATACGCGGCGACGCGACACAGGACATCCTGACCCTGAACAACCTGGAGCAGTACCGCCGCTATTTCGCGCAGCTTGGGCGCAGCGAGCGCGTGCTGGTCATCGGCGGCGGCCTGATCGGCACCGAGATCGCCCACGACATCGCGCGCCACAAGCAGGTGACGCTGGTGGACATCGGCAGCCGGCTGCTGGAGCGACTGGTGCCGGAGGTGGTCAGCCAGCGCCTGCACCGTGCCATGGAACAGGTAACGCTGCGTTTCGGCACCGCGGTGGACCGCGTCGACCGCGCGGCGACGGGCTACCACGTGAAGCTCAGCAATGGCGAAACCCTTAACGTGGATGCGGTGATCTGCGCGGCGGGGCTGAAACCGCGGCTGGAGCTGGCCGGCGGGCTGGCCACCGCACGCGGCATCACCGTCGACCGCTACCTGCGCACCTCGCAAGCCAATGTCTATGCGCTGGGCGACTGTGCAGAGATCGAGGGCCAGATCCTGCCCTTCCTGCAACCGATCACGCTGTCGGCGCGGGCGCTGGCCAGCACCCTGGCCGGTGCGCCGCAGCCGGTGCGCTTCGGCCCGCTGCCGGTGGCGGTGAAAACGCCGCACTATCCGATCCAGCTGGCGGGCGTCACCCACGGGCAGGCGCTGGACTGGCAGATCAGCGAGGGCGACGACGGTCTCACCGCGCTCGCCCATCGCGACAGCAAGCTGGTCGGCTACGTCACCACCGGCAGCCGCAACGGCTTCAGCCTGCTGCCCAGCCTGGCCGGCTGA
- the sbcD gene encoding exonuclease subunit SbcD produces the protein MRILHTSDWHLGQHFMGKTRQAEHQAFIDWLLRQVREHAVDAVIVAGDLFDTGAPPSYARELYNRLVVDLHGSGTALVLLGGNHDSVATLGESRPLLTCLGTSVIPAVEADLEQQVLVLPQRDGTPGAIVCAIPFIRPRDVMQSQAGQSAEEKQLTLQEAIHRHYQALYRLACAKRDALRLPLPIIATGHLTTVGASASESVREIYVGALEAFPTSAFPPADYIALGHIHRPQQVGGLEHIRYSGSPIPLSFDEAGQQKQVLLVDVDAIGLLGVTPLPVPRFQQLVSVRGDLATLAAAIRDAATLGTAEQPVWLEVLVQGDDYLSDLQARIQGMVAELPVEVLRIRRERGNAVATLQAAARETLDELTPFDVFAKRLQQETLDETLAAQLQARYRDIVASLQEGEA, from the coding sequence ATGCGCATCCTCCACACCTCGGACTGGCACCTCGGCCAGCACTTCATGGGCAAGACCCGCCAGGCAGAGCATCAGGCCTTCATCGACTGGCTGCTGCGGCAAGTGCGCGAGCACGCCGTCGACGCCGTCATCGTTGCCGGCGATCTGTTCGATACCGGCGCGCCGCCCAGCTATGCGCGCGAGCTGTACAACCGTCTGGTGGTGGACCTGCACGGCAGCGGCACCGCGCTCGTGCTGCTGGGTGGTAACCACGACTCGGTGGCCACCCTGGGCGAGAGCCGGCCGCTGCTGACCTGCCTGGGTACCAGCGTCATCCCTGCGGTGGAAGCCGATCTCGAACAGCAGGTGCTGGTGTTGCCGCAGCGCGATGGCACGCCCGGCGCCATCGTCTGCGCCATCCCCTTCATCCGCCCGCGCGACGTGATGCAAAGCCAGGCCGGGCAGAGCGCCGAGGAAAAGCAGCTCACGCTGCAAGAAGCCATCCACCGGCACTATCAGGCGCTGTACCGGCTGGCCTGCGCCAAACGCGACGCGCTGCGGTTGCCGCTGCCCATCATCGCCACCGGTCACCTCACCACCGTCGGTGCCAGCGCCAGCGAATCGGTGCGCGAGATCTACGTCGGCGCGCTGGAGGCGTTTCCGACCAGCGCCTTTCCGCCGGCCGACTACATCGCGCTGGGCCATATCCATCGCCCGCAGCAGGTGGGTGGACTGGAGCACATCCGCTACAGCGGCTCGCCGATTCCGCTGAGCTTCGACGAGGCCGGCCAGCAAAAACAGGTGCTGCTGGTGGATGTCGACGCCATCGGCCTGCTGGGGGTGACGCCGCTGCCGGTGCCGCGCTTCCAGCAGCTGGTGTCGGTGAGGGGGGATCTGGCTACGTTGGCCGCCGCCATTCGTGATGCCGCCACGCTGGGCACTGCCGAGCAGCCAGTGTGGCTGGAGGTGCTGGTGCAGGGCGACGACTACCTGTCCGATCTGCAGGCGCGCATCCAGGGCATGGTCGCCGAGCTGCCGGTAGAGGTGCTGCGCATCCGCCGCGAGCGCGGCAACGCCGTGGCCACCCTGCAGGCCGCGGCGCGCGAGACGCTGGACGAGCTGACGCCGTTCGACGTGTTCGCCAAGCGGCTGCAGCAGGAAACACTGGACGAAACGTTGGCCGCACAGCTGCAGGCGCGCTACCGCGACATCGTTGCCAGCCTGCAGGAGGGCGAGGCATGA
- a CDS encoding DUF3861 domain-containing protein, giving the protein MKQHQYRITVEHLARADGGPSPYAAPLQFAVGNHDDLLLIAQRLRQRDDLADINSDAFAIGLKLFGEVLLEHKQHPLFAELRPHFAAFMQQLKKGAAAQ; this is encoded by the coding sequence ATGAAACAACACCAGTACCGCATTACCGTCGAACACCTGGCCCGCGCCGACGGCGGCCCATCCCCGTACGCCGCGCCGTTGCAGTTTGCGGTCGGCAATCACGACGATCTGCTGCTGATCGCGCAGCGCCTGCGCCAGCGCGACGATCTGGCCGACATCAACAGTGACGCCTTCGCCATCGGCCTGAAACTGTTCGGCGAAGTGCTGCTGGAGCACAAGCAGCACCCGCTGTTTGCCGAGTTGCGGCCGCACTTCGCGGCGTTCATGCAGCAGCTGAAAAAGGGTGCGGCGGCGCAATAG
- a CDS encoding Lrp/AsnC family transcriptional regulator, with translation MKDWIDVQLVGLLQQDARQSIAELARQLKMSGPSVSERLKRLEEQGAIRGYTPELDWQQWGYTLQAIVRLRPLPGQLKALEARLVATPQFTECDKVTGEDCYIARLLLRDIGQLDEILDGFAELATTATSIVKASPVLRRLPPLLP, from the coding sequence ATGAAAGACTGGATCGACGTGCAGCTGGTGGGGCTGCTGCAACAGGACGCGCGGCAGAGCATCGCCGAGCTGGCGCGGCAGCTGAAGATGTCCGGACCCAGCGTGTCGGAGCGGCTGAAGCGGCTGGAGGAGCAAGGGGCGATTCGCGGCTACACCCCGGAGCTGGACTGGCAGCAGTGGGGCTACACCCTGCAGGCCATCGTGCGGCTGCGCCCGCTGCCGGGGCAGCTCAAGGCGCTGGAGGCGCGCCTCGTCGCCACGCCGCAGTTCACCGAGTGCGACAAGGTCACCGGCGAAGACTGCTACATCGCCCGCCTGCTGCTGCGCGATATCGGCCAGCTGGACGAGATACTGGACGGCTTTGCCGAGCTGGCCACCACCGCCACCAGCATCGTCAAGGCCAGCCCGGTGCTGCGCCGGCTGCCGCCGCTGCTGCCGTAA
- a CDS encoding MarR family winged helix-turn-helix transcriptional regulator, which translates to MRIKNRMDSHQWDSGFDPQTVPLFLQLQWAQAQSLQTMRPMLEKFALSAVKFDVLATLRNAPAPHQMTPSMIQDAVVISSGGLTKVLLQLETRALVTRRQLADDLRIKPVCLTAAGAALVEQAMAETVADTGHWLRQRLDATEISQLTTLLAKLAQ; encoded by the coding sequence ATGCGCATCAAGAACCGGATGGACAGCCACCAATGGGACAGCGGCTTCGACCCGCAGACGGTACCGCTGTTTTTGCAGCTGCAGTGGGCGCAGGCGCAGTCGCTGCAAACCATGCGCCCAATGCTGGAGAAATTCGCACTCAGCGCGGTGAAGTTCGACGTGCTGGCCACGTTGCGCAATGCGCCGGCCCCACACCAGATGACCCCGTCGATGATTCAGGACGCGGTGGTAATCAGTTCCGGCGGGCTGACCAAGGTGCTGCTGCAGCTGGAAACGCGTGCGCTGGTGACGCGCCGCCAGCTGGCTGACGACCTGCGCATCAAACCGGTGTGTCTCACCGCCGCCGGCGCGGCGCTGGTGGAGCAGGCAATGGCCGAAACGGTGGCCGACACCGGGCACTGGCTGCGCCAGCGGTTGGATGCGACGGAAATCAGCCAGCTCACCACGCTGCTGGCCAAGCTGGCGCAGTAG